A genomic stretch from Thermonema lapsum includes:
- a CDS encoding RluA family pseudouridine synthase translates to MQDKSFIEEEELDLYEHHKIVVDKGQKPLRIDKYLMERLANATRTKIQNAIHAEFVKVNDKTIKPNYKVRPLDVITVCLPEPPRTDEILPENLPLDIVYEDDDLLVINKPAGMVVHPAYQNWSGTLVNALMYHFENLPTSQNGSMRPGLVHRIDKDTSGLLVVAKTELAMTFLAKQFYDHTIERKYYALVWGVPNPPQGTVANYIGRSPKDRRVMTVLEEGEGKYAVTHYKVIEDLRYVSLIECRLETGRTHQIRVHMQHLGHPLFNDAAYGGDKILRGTSFSKYKQFVENCFSLLPRQALHAASLGFVHPRTKEKLYFEQALPEDMQAVLDKWRRYVQYE, encoded by the coding sequence ATGCAGGATAAGTCATTCATAGAAGAAGAGGAGTTGGATTTATATGAACACCACAAAATCGTAGTGGACAAAGGACAAAAGCCCCTGCGCATCGATAAGTACCTGATGGAACGCTTGGCAAATGCCACCCGCACAAAGATACAAAATGCCATTCATGCCGAGTTTGTAAAAGTAAACGACAAAACCATAAAACCGAACTACAAGGTACGCCCTTTGGATGTGATTACGGTGTGCCTGCCTGAGCCTCCGCGTACCGATGAAATACTGCCGGAGAACCTACCGCTTGATATAGTATATGAAGACGATGACCTGCTGGTAATCAATAAGCCGGCAGGTATGGTCGTGCACCCGGCGTATCAAAATTGGAGTGGTACACTGGTCAATGCACTCATGTATCATTTTGAAAACCTGCCCACCTCTCAAAACGGAAGCATGCGCCCCGGCTTGGTGCATCGTATCGACAAGGACACCTCTGGTTTGCTGGTAGTAGCCAAAACCGAGCTGGCAATGACTTTCCTTGCCAAGCAATTTTATGACCACACCATAGAAAGGAAATACTATGCTTTGGTGTGGGGCGTGCCCAACCCGCCACAAGGCACTGTTGCCAACTACATTGGACGCTCACCCAAAGACCGCCGTGTGATGACCGTGCTCGAAGAAGGGGAAGGCAAATATGCCGTTACACACTACAAAGTGATAGAAGACCTGCGTTATGTGTCGCTCATCGAGTGCCGCCTCGAAACAGGGCGCACCCACCAAATACGTGTACACATGCAACACTTGGGGCATCCCCTTTTCAATGACGCCGCCTATGGTGGCGACAAGATATTGCGCGGCACCTCATTCAGTAAATACAAGCAGTTTGTAGAAAACTGTTTCAGCCTGTTGCCACGCCAAGCACTGCATGCTGCCAGTTTGGGCTTTGTGCACCCACGCACCAAAGAAAAATTGTATTTTGAGCAAGCACTTCCCGAAGATATGCAGGCGGTTCTCGACAAATGGCGCCGCTACGTGCAATATGAGTAA
- a CDS encoding SDR family NAD(P)-dependent oxidoreductase, giving the protein MSSVLSFFSGKHVVITGAASGIGYALAKELLPVAASLLLIDLNTGTINAFAGQSGKISLLQADLSTRTGCERLLAHLREAAHPPDVVFLNAGLARYGRFEAPDWQSIESLLMLNAAGVMYVSGQLRHLYPQTLICITASSMAFLGVPGYAVYAASKAALHRWAQTLWAEGERRLTLVYPIATRTAFFNTAQSPLLFPNQSAEQVVKAMLRGVSRGKRQIFPSRLFYCITIPVFLYECFMRLYTLYARRLLDRRTHPNP; this is encoded by the coding sequence ATGTCTTCTGTGCTCTCTTTCTTTAGCGGAAAACATGTGGTCATTACCGGGGCGGCGTCTGGCATTGGTTATGCCTTGGCAAAGGAACTATTGCCCGTTGCCGCTTCTTTACTGCTCATAGACCTGAACACCGGGACTATAAATGCCTTTGCCGGGCAGAGTGGCAAAATTTCCTTGTTGCAAGCCGACCTCTCGACACGAACGGGCTGCGAGCGCCTTTTGGCACACTTGCGTGAGGCTGCCCATCCGCCCGATGTGGTTTTTCTTAATGCTGGACTTGCCCGTTATGGTCGTTTCGAAGCGCCCGATTGGCAAAGTATAGAATCGCTTTTGATGTTAAATGCCGCCGGCGTGATGTATGTGAGCGGACAGCTGCGCCACCTTTATCCTCAAACACTGATTTGCATTACGGCTTCTTCCATGGCATTTTTGGGGGTTCCCGGTTATGCTGTCTATGCAGCAAGCAAGGCGGCTTTGCACCGTTGGGCGCAAACGCTATGGGCAGAAGGTGAGCGGCGGCTCACGTTGGTATATCCTATTGCCACGCGCACCGCTTTTTTCAATACGGCTCAAAGTCCCTTGCTTTTTCCCAACCAAAGCGCTGAACAGGTGGTTAAAGCCATGTTGCGAGGGGTAAGCCGAGGAAAGAGGCAGATTTTCCCCTCAAGGCTTTTTTATTGCATCACAATCCCTGTATTTTTGTATGAATGTTTTATGCGCCTTTACACCTTATATGCTCGGCGCCTTTTAGACCGAAGAACCCATCCAAATCCATGA
- a CDS encoding 1-aminocyclopropane-1-carboxylate deaminase/D-cysteine desulfhydrase produces MNDLSCMVSNFFEKANLQEFAQSALQPLLDDRLNSRGIRAEILRIDRLHPQISGNKWLKLKYNLLEAAQQGKRRLLTFGGAYSNHLYATAAAGKLLGFETIGIVRGERVEPLNSTLQFAQEAGMQLHFVSRSDYRQKHSPAFIEHLHRLFGDFFLVPEGGSNVYAVPGCMELLGEWSAAYDYILLPCGTGGTLAGLALAAAAHQKLIGVSVLKGGDFLFEEVKKLQVAYAGYHTQNFEIWTGYAHRGYAKTTAALLAFMEDWRRLYPSVPIEHVYSAKMLYAFFVEVEQGYFAPGSRVLLVHTGGLREKD; encoded by the coding sequence ATGAATGACTTATCCTGCATGGTCAGCAATTTTTTTGAAAAAGCAAATTTACAAGAATTTGCACAAAGTGCACTGCAGCCACTGCTCGATGACCGCTTGAATAGTCGGGGTATCCGTGCAGAGATATTGCGCATCGACCGCCTCCATCCACAGATTTCGGGAAACAAGTGGCTGAAGCTGAAATACAATTTACTGGAGGCGGCACAGCAGGGTAAAAGGCGCCTACTTACTTTTGGCGGCGCTTATTCCAATCATCTGTATGCTACGGCAGCGGCAGGCAAGCTCTTAGGCTTCGAGACCATAGGCATCGTGCGGGGGGAGCGTGTGGAGCCGCTCAACTCCACACTTCAATTTGCACAAGAAGCAGGCATGCAGCTACACTTTGTGAGTCGTTCGGATTACCGGCAAAAGCATAGCCCTGCATTCATTGAGCACCTACACCGCCTCTTTGGCGACTTTTTTCTTGTACCCGAAGGGGGCAGCAATGTGTATGCAGTGCCGGGATGCATGGAGTTGCTGGGCGAATGGAGCGCTGCTTACGATTATATCTTGTTGCCATGCGGAACGGGGGGTACTCTGGCAGGCTTGGCGTTGGCTGCCGCAGCACATCAAAAGCTTATCGGGGTGTCGGTACTTAAAGGCGGCGATTTTCTTTTTGAAGAGGTGAAAAAGCTTCAGGTGGCATATGCCGGATACCATACGCAGAACTTTGAAATATGGACTGGCTATGCGCATCGAGGTTATGCCAAAACTACCGCAGCCCTGCTGGCATTCATGGAGGATTGGCGGCGGCTTTATCCGTCTGTGCCTATAGAGCATGTGTATTCTGCCAAGATGCTTTATGCTTTCTTTGTCGAAGTAGAGCAGGGCTATTTTGCGCCCGGCAGCCGTGTGCTCCTTGTGCATACCGGAGGCTTGCGCGAAAAAGATTGA
- a CDS encoding penicillin-binding protein 1A produces MRIALENGKYKRHIKTIWMLFVLAVFGSFLFIWAVGVNFLGLFGELPSLQALENPRSELASEIYSADGKLMGKLYLVNRIPVEYEEISPYVINALIATEDVRFEKHAGVDLKGLGRVFFKTILLGKRESGGGSTLTQQLAKNLFETRAKESLGPLARVPGLRMLIIKAKEWITAVRLERNYTKREIITMYLNEVAFGHNAFGIEAAAHTFFNKPASELNAIEAATLVGLLQAPSRYSPVSHPEACRERRNVVLGQMYKYGFLDKDTYSQAIATPVKIDYHPEDPNEGIAPYFRAEVREFMKKWEKGRGLPENNFYTAGYKIYTTIDSRVQAYAEQAMVAHMKERQKRFNQVWSKLDPWYEVPGYLEAAARQSERYRTLKQQYGDDEKAIFAEMRKPIPMTVFSWEGEKDTIMSPMDSIRYYKRFLHAGLVCIEAQTGKIRAWVGGINFKHFRYDHVKQGRRQPGSTFKPVVYATAIDMGYTPCYEMVDKAVTFGDWSPQNSYGGFTGRSYTLRQALGRSINTIAAQLIMEIGVQNVVKFARQLGITSPLDPVGSLALGSSAVTLYELCQAYSVFLNQGKRIDNIYISRITDRNGKVIEEFIPDAREVMSEEKAYMMLHMLKASLEPGGTSVGLHRYGITQNNEIAAKTGTTQNHADGWFIGVTKDYVAGVWVGGDDMYIRFPSILDGQGAVLALPIWGNFTKAIYEDKSIPYKPGYFPRPAQISVELDCNKLQEGVSDKIKIEIIDDEAL; encoded by the coding sequence ATGCGCATAGCATTGGAAAACGGCAAGTATAAACGCCACATCAAAACCATCTGGATGCTCTTTGTATTGGCTGTATTTGGTAGCTTCCTTTTCATTTGGGCAGTAGGTGTCAACTTTTTGGGGCTGTTCGGCGAGCTGCCCTCACTGCAAGCCCTCGAAAACCCACGCAGCGAATTGGCTTCCGAAATCTACAGTGCCGATGGCAAACTCATGGGAAAGCTCTACTTAGTCAACCGCATACCCGTAGAATATGAAGAAATATCGCCCTACGTCATCAACGCACTGATAGCCACCGAAGATGTGCGCTTTGAAAAACACGCCGGCGTGGACCTCAAAGGCTTAGGGCGTGTTTTCTTTAAAACCATTTTGTTGGGAAAACGTGAATCGGGGGGCGGCAGTACCCTCACCCAACAGCTGGCAAAAAACCTGTTTGAAACCCGTGCCAAAGAAAGCTTGGGACCTCTTGCTCGTGTGCCCGGCTTGCGTATGCTCATCATCAAAGCAAAAGAATGGATTACAGCTGTGCGCCTGGAGCGCAACTATACCAAGCGTGAAATCATTACTATGTACCTCAACGAGGTTGCCTTCGGACACAACGCCTTCGGTATAGAAGCAGCCGCCCACACCTTTTTCAACAAGCCGGCAAGCGAGCTGAATGCCATCGAAGCAGCCACCCTCGTCGGTTTGTTGCAAGCACCTTCACGCTACAGCCCTGTTTCACACCCCGAAGCCTGTCGCGAACGCCGCAACGTAGTATTGGGGCAGATGTACAAGTATGGATTTTTGGATAAAGATACCTACAGTCAAGCAATTGCCACCCCCGTAAAAATAGACTACCACCCCGAAGACCCCAACGAGGGCATTGCCCCCTACTTCCGCGCCGAAGTGCGTGAATTTATGAAGAAGTGGGAAAAAGGAAGAGGGCTACCCGAAAACAATTTCTATACTGCCGGGTACAAAATATACACCACCATCGACTCGCGGGTACAAGCTTATGCCGAGCAAGCGATGGTTGCCCATATGAAAGAGCGTCAAAAACGCTTCAATCAAGTATGGAGCAAGCTCGACCCTTGGTACGAGGTTCCGGGTTATCTGGAAGCCGCGGCGCGGCAGTCGGAACGCTACCGTACCCTCAAACAACAATACGGCGACGATGAAAAAGCCATCTTTGCCGAAATGCGCAAGCCCATTCCTATGACTGTCTTCTCATGGGAAGGTGAAAAAGACACCATCATGAGCCCCATGGACTCTATTCGCTACTACAAGCGCTTTTTGCATGCCGGGCTTGTGTGCATAGAAGCCCAAACAGGCAAGATACGTGCTTGGGTCGGTGGCATCAATTTCAAACACTTCCGCTATGACCATGTCAAACAAGGACGTCGCCAGCCGGGTTCTACTTTCAAGCCAGTTGTCTATGCCACGGCTATAGATATGGGCTACACCCCTTGCTACGAGATGGTGGACAAAGCAGTTACCTTTGGCGATTGGTCGCCGCAAAACAGCTACGGCGGTTTCACCGGCAGAAGCTACACCTTGCGCCAAGCGCTGGGGCGCTCTATCAATACCATCGCCGCACAGCTCATCATGGAAATAGGCGTGCAAAATGTAGTAAAATTTGCTCGGCAGCTGGGCATCACCAGTCCCCTGGACCCCGTAGGCTCCTTGGCTTTGGGTTCCAGTGCTGTTACACTCTATGAGCTGTGCCAAGCCTATTCGGTCTTCTTGAATCAAGGCAAACGCATCGACAACATATACATCTCGCGCATTACCGACCGCAACGGCAAAGTAATAGAGGAGTTCATACCCGATGCCCGCGAGGTGATGAGTGAAGAAAAAGCCTATATGATGCTGCATATGCTCAAAGCATCTTTAGAACCGGGCGGCACTTCAGTGGGACTGCATCGCTATGGCATCACACAAAACAACGAAATTGCTGCCAAAACCGGTACCACACAAAACCATGCCGATGGTTGGTTCATAGGCGTTACCAAAGATTATGTAGCCGGCGTATGGGTGGGCGGCGACGACATGTACATCCGCTTTCCCTCTATCCTTGATGGGCAAGGGGCTGTGCTCGCACTTCCCATATGGGGCAACTTCACCAAAGCCATTTACGAAGACAAAAGCATACCCTACAAACCGGGTTATTTCCCCCGCCCTGCACAAATCAGTGTAGAGCTTGATTGTAACAAATTGCAGGAAGGAGTCAGCGATAAAATTAAAATTGAAATCATAGACGACGAGGCGCTGTAA
- a CDS encoding NADPH-dependent FMN reductase gives MIGIVVGTNRKEAVSEQVATYYATLLNERGHSADIIRLTELPPDFIATALYENEGKNEHFNRLRDRLLAATRLVFIVPEYNGSFPGVLKAFLDGFPYPSGLEGKRIALVGVSSGIQGGALALSHLNDVFSYLHADVVGVRVKLMQIDQYLQEGKITHPFYNQLLNMQIDALVR, from the coding sequence ATGATAGGAATAGTTGTAGGAACCAATCGCAAAGAAGCTGTCTCAGAGCAAGTAGCCACCTATTATGCTACCCTGTTGAATGAAAGGGGGCACTCTGCCGATATCATACGTTTGACCGAACTACCACCTGACTTTATAGCCACGGCATTGTATGAAAATGAAGGTAAAAATGAGCATTTCAACCGTTTGCGCGACCGTTTGCTGGCTGCTACACGTTTGGTTTTCATTGTTCCCGAATACAATGGTTCCTTCCCCGGTGTGTTGAAGGCTTTTTTGGATGGCTTCCCTTATCCGAGTGGTCTGGAAGGCAAACGCATTGCTTTGGTGGGAGTATCGAGTGGTATACAAGGGGGCGCTTTGGCGCTCAGCCACCTGAACGATGTCTTTTCTTATTTGCATGCCGACGTGGTGGGGGTCAGAGTAAAGTTGATGCAGATAGACCAATATTTGCAAGAAGGAAAAATTACGCATCCGTTTTACAATCAACTGTTGAACATGCAAATCGATGCCTTGGTGCGCTAA
- the uvrC gene encoding excinuclease ABC subunit UvrC: MSSTNKAHLEETLRLLPDEAGVYRFYDADGKLLYVGKAKSLRKRVRSYFKSPAQLNRKTQRLVQQIERIEYTVVPSEQDALLLENNLIKTHQPKYNILLKDDKTYPYICITKEDFPRVLTTRRIDQYMGEYFGPYAQPTAMYEVLDLLKQLFTIRSCHLPLTPSGIAQGKFAACLEYHIGNCQAPCEGKQSMEEYNADIEQVRHVLKGQIAEVKAFFEEKMRAAAADLRFEEAQFWKEKIEKLQVFQQKRTVINPKYGDLAVIVLNKPQAGKGYACFFYIRQGAIIHTETFAIQCPLEDTEAEIMERVYEQMKTKYRLSGQVPVLSNLEIHSEQLHTQVPQIGDKRRLIEMGLHNIYLLRKEELKKKAKKQEQENQALIELQDALQLPVLPRRIECFDNSNIQGQHPVASMVCFINGKPAKSEYRKFHIKTVQGPDDFASMREVVYRRYKRQLDEAGALPELIVIDGGKGQLNAALDALKELGLETQIPIIGIAKRLEEIYRPGDKYPLHLSKKSPALRLIQRLRDEAHRFAITFHRDKRSKESFESVLTQIPGVGQKTAQKLLQHFRSVQAIREATEEALVQVVGKSKAQQIYQFLHNTPQQDDE; encoded by the coding sequence ATGAGCAGCACAAACAAAGCTCACTTGGAAGAAACCCTCAGACTCTTGCCCGATGAGGCAGGAGTCTATCGTTTTTATGATGCCGACGGCAAACTACTCTATGTAGGCAAAGCCAAATCGCTACGGAAAAGGGTGCGCTCCTACTTTAAATCCCCAGCACAACTTAACCGTAAGACACAACGGCTAGTACAACAAATTGAGCGCATCGAATACACCGTCGTGCCCTCCGAACAAGATGCCCTGCTGCTTGAAAACAACCTCATCAAGACGCATCAACCCAAGTACAACATTCTGCTCAAAGACGACAAGACCTACCCTTACATCTGCATTACGAAAGAAGACTTTCCGCGTGTGTTGACCACCCGCCGCATAGACCAATACATGGGTGAGTATTTCGGTCCCTATGCACAACCCACTGCCATGTATGAAGTGTTGGACCTGCTCAAGCAACTGTTTACCATACGCTCGTGTCATCTGCCACTTACACCTTCCGGCATTGCACAAGGCAAGTTTGCCGCCTGCCTCGAATACCACATAGGCAATTGCCAAGCGCCCTGCGAAGGAAAGCAAAGCATGGAAGAATACAATGCCGACATAGAACAGGTACGACACGTGCTCAAAGGGCAAATAGCAGAGGTAAAAGCTTTTTTTGAAGAAAAAATGCGGGCAGCTGCCGCTGACTTACGCTTCGAAGAAGCCCAATTCTGGAAAGAAAAAATAGAAAAGCTGCAAGTATTCCAACAGAAACGCACCGTCATCAATCCCAAATACGGCGACTTGGCAGTGATTGTGCTCAATAAGCCGCAAGCGGGCAAAGGCTATGCCTGCTTTTTCTATATCCGCCAAGGAGCTATTATCCATACCGAGACCTTTGCCATACAGTGCCCATTAGAAGATACCGAAGCGGAAATCATGGAGCGTGTATATGAACAAATGAAAACCAAATACCGCTTATCGGGTCAAGTACCTGTGCTGAGCAATTTAGAAATACACAGCGAGCAACTGCATACGCAAGTGCCACAAATCGGCGACAAGCGCCGCCTCATAGAGATGGGCTTGCACAATATCTACTTGTTGCGAAAAGAGGAACTAAAAAAGAAAGCCAAAAAGCAGGAACAAGAAAATCAAGCATTGATAGAACTGCAAGATGCCTTACAGCTACCGGTATTGCCGCGGCGCATCGAGTGTTTCGACAATTCCAACATACAAGGTCAACACCCCGTCGCTTCTATGGTATGTTTTATCAATGGCAAACCGGCAAAAAGCGAATACCGCAAGTTTCACATTAAAACAGTGCAAGGTCCCGACGACTTCGCCTCTATGCGCGAGGTGGTGTACCGACGCTATAAACGTCAATTAGACGAAGCGGGCGCCCTCCCCGAGTTGATTGTCATTGACGGTGGCAAAGGACAGCTGAATGCTGCACTGGATGCTCTAAAAGAGCTGGGGCTGGAAACACAAATCCCCATCATAGGCATAGCCAAACGCTTGGAAGAGATTTACCGCCCGGGCGATAAATACCCGCTGCATTTGAGTAAAAAATCGCCGGCACTACGCCTCATCCAACGCCTGCGCGACGAAGCGCACCGCTTCGCCATTACTTTTCACCGTGATAAGCGCAGTAAAGAAAGTTTCGAATCCGTACTTACGCAAATACCGGGCGTCGGTCAGAAAACAGCACAAAAGCTGCTTCAGCATTTTCGCAGTGTGCAAGCCATCCGCGAAGCTACCGAAGAGGCTCTTGTACAGGTAGTGGGCAAAAGCAAAGCACAGCAAATCTATCAGTTTCTTCACAACACGCCTCAACAAGATGATGAATAA
- the porW gene encoding type IX secretion system periplasmic lipoprotein PorW/SprE — MKGSPLIYPLACLSIGLLFWQCSPEATGPVARFYHNLNAHYNGYFLAKQSLDSVEYAIFRERQDHYLRLLPIYPEIDTNRLKRYETTLKDCIKKAAFAIERHPNSEWTDWAYLVVGKARFYLRDYNNAISTFKYLNAQSKNALVQDLALTELLRTYATIGEMQNAETVKNYLRQQGVEAGALKDFYLAQAFYYQKNKDTLRTLKSLELALPLLKSNSYRARLHYLQGQLYQQLNDPTQALHAFKEVQKHRPDYLLSLMARLQVLLLTDFRKVPYAKAEKQFERLLKDEKNLEYRGNIYYARAQYWLYRKRPESAKEDFSRATNLSQDPLYKAYGYLFLARLHYENLKQYRAAKAYYDSTLQFLPKEEPLYNNIQRRSKVLNQFVEYIETIELEDSLRTWAQKEKSMSPEAFDQELTQVLTRHVRKQIEEEEARKKAQQQQSLQQGSTLQEALNQQSNRTWYFDDPLAVAKGKSAFRQKWGNRALSDYWRVASKAASYPADESLQASSTTNGTTDPVALQVNALKEEFLKKLPRTKEALAVSHQRTQNALFNLGKIYQFQLLETDAADRSYQDLLNRYPQNPFLEEVLYLRYLIYKDKNPALAQEQKQALKQKYPTSIYLKLIEHPDYYQKMQAKTAEVEALYHEAFLQYEQKQYANALEKLEQLQQQYPDSHLREKTDFLVILCKRALNQNEWQTLAERFLLAHPKSAFTKLVEQMLTQIGSLPANTTP; from the coding sequence ATGAAAGGATCACCACTTATTTACCCGCTTGCTTGTCTTAGCATCGGGCTATTGTTTTGGCAGTGCAGCCCCGAAGCCACCGGACCCGTTGCGCGTTTTTACCATAATCTCAATGCGCACTACAACGGCTATTTCCTTGCCAAACAAAGCCTCGACAGTGTAGAATATGCCATCTTTCGCGAGCGGCAAGACCATTATTTACGCCTGCTGCCGATATATCCGGAAATAGATACCAACCGGCTCAAACGATACGAGACTACCTTAAAAGACTGCATCAAAAAAGCCGCTTTTGCCATTGAGCGCCATCCCAACAGCGAATGGACCGACTGGGCTTATCTGGTCGTGGGCAAAGCTCGCTTCTATCTGCGCGACTACAACAATGCCATCAGCACATTCAAATACCTGAATGCCCAAAGCAAAAATGCTTTGGTACAAGACCTCGCCCTCACAGAGCTGCTGCGCACCTATGCCACCATAGGCGAAATGCAAAATGCCGAAACGGTCAAGAACTACCTGCGCCAACAAGGCGTGGAAGCCGGGGCACTCAAAGATTTCTACTTGGCACAAGCTTTTTATTATCAAAAGAACAAAGACACCCTGCGCACTCTTAAAAGCCTGGAGCTCGCCTTGCCCCTGCTCAAAAGCAATTCTTATCGTGCCCGCTTGCATTATCTGCAAGGGCAGCTCTATCAACAACTCAACGACCCCACCCAAGCCCTTCATGCATTCAAAGAGGTACAAAAACACCGTCCCGACTATCTGCTTTCCCTCATGGCACGCCTGCAAGTCCTGTTACTTACCGACTTCCGCAAGGTACCCTATGCCAAGGCAGAAAAGCAGTTCGAGCGCCTGCTTAAAGATGAAAAAAACCTTGAATATCGTGGCAACATATACTATGCCCGTGCCCAATATTGGCTCTACCGCAAGCGCCCCGAAAGCGCTAAAGAAGACTTCAGTAGAGCTACAAATCTAAGCCAAGACCCTCTTTACAAAGCCTACGGCTATCTTTTCTTGGCGCGCCTGCATTACGAAAATCTCAAACAATACAGAGCAGCAAAGGCTTACTACGACAGCACCCTGCAGTTTTTACCCAAAGAGGAGCCCCTGTACAACAACATACAGCGCCGAAGCAAAGTACTCAATCAGTTTGTGGAATATATAGAAACCATTGAGCTGGAAGACAGCTTGCGCACGTGGGCACAAAAAGAAAAAAGCATGAGCCCCGAAGCTTTCGACCAAGAGCTTACCCAAGTGCTGACCCGCCATGTGCGTAAGCAAATAGAAGAGGAAGAAGCACGTAAAAAAGCACAACAGCAGCAGAGCCTACAACAAGGCAGCACCCTGCAGGAGGCACTCAACCAACAAAGCAACAGGACATGGTACTTCGATGACCCCTTAGCTGTTGCCAAGGGCAAAAGTGCTTTTCGGCAAAAGTGGGGCAATCGAGCGCTTTCCGACTACTGGCGCGTGGCTTCCAAAGCCGCTTCTTATCCAGCAGATGAAAGCCTGCAAGCATCATCCACAACCAATGGCACGACCGACCCCGTAGCGCTGCAAGTCAATGCCCTCAAAGAAGAGTTTCTAAAAAAACTACCTCGTACCAAAGAAGCACTGGCGGTCTCTCACCAGCGCACACAAAACGCTCTGTTCAACTTAGGAAAAATCTATCAGTTTCAACTGTTAGAAACCGATGCTGCCGACCGTAGCTATCAGGACCTACTCAACCGCTATCCACAAAACCCCTTTCTCGAAGAAGTCTTGTATTTACGCTACCTGATTTATAAAGACAAAAACCCTGCTTTGGCACAAGAACAAAAGCAGGCATTGAAGCAGAAATACCCGACAAGCATTTACCTGAAACTCATAGAACACCCCGATTACTATCAAAAAATGCAGGCGAAGACAGCAGAAGTAGAAGCGCTCTATCACGAAGCTTTCCTCCAATACGAGCAAAAGCAGTATGCCAACGCTTTGGAAAAGCTAGAGCAGCTACAACAACAGTACCCCGACAGCCACTTGCGCGAGAAAACGGACTTTTTAGTAATTTTATGCAAGCGCGCGCTAAATCAAAACGAATGGCAGACGCTGGCAGAACGCTTTTTGCTTGCTCATCCGAAGAGCGCTTTTACCAAGCTTGTAGAGCAAATGCTTACTCAAATAGGCTCTTTACCGGCAAACACAACACCATAA